A section of the Candidatus Hydrogenedentota bacterium genome encodes:
- a CDS encoding isoleucine--tRNA ligase: protein MSTNAFDPVPSPFNFSQAEKDIIAFWKEGQTYHKSLAQRSEAPRFVFYEGPPTANGMPHPGHCLTRTIKDIFPRYKTMAGYYCERKAGWDTHGLPVEIEVCKELGIIDGGKEAIEAFGVEKFNRTCIESVFRYKKEWEQLTDRIGFWVDLDEAYVTFHQSYVESVWWALKQLFDRGLLYQGHKVVWWWAQGGTALSSGEVGEGYRDVDDPAITVRLALTDAAKQALNLEGENASLLIWTTTPWTLSSNCAACVGPDTDYAAVKHATEGGHEVLILASALVSKYFGEDAEVLDTFKGTDLLGLGYKPLFNYDGPVSMESADQPSGKHWVVIAGDFVDLETGTGIVHMAPAFGEDDYRVCKEKGIGFLCFVKPDGTFDARVTDVDPFDKAPIAGQFCKAADKGIIRILKERGQLFKHEQYKHSYPFCPRAENDPLIQYARKSWFIKTSQFKGDFVANNKEITWQPAHIRDGRFGNFLENNVDWALSRERYWGTPLPVWICDKTGQMDCISSYAELLAKPGVEGTEVWAKAKAESPELSEHLKVHKPYIDAVTYQSPYDAAGRMRRVTEVIDVWFDAGSMPFAQWGYPHVPGSEEKFNDRFPADFISEAIDQTRGWFYALLAISTVVHGKEKGGWPHPFKNCICLGHILGEDGLKLSKRLKNYSEPGLLFEKFSADALRWSFIAKNPPTNSSRLSERIVEEAQRELLMRWYNVFSFFVIYANLDGFDPATAPNAVLRELFADPEAAPAGGTGGDAPWRPAAERAELDRWILNELDRVIVDARASLDAYETYPAAREISGFVDSLSNWYVRRSRARFWASGWSADKADAYWTLYECLVKLARLAAPFVPFFAEVTWRNLAKPVAGAAESVHLAVYPQADAANIDRALLDQMALTREAVNLGLSARRVENIKVRQPLGLCELVVANSEHRAALTNHLDLIKEELNIKEVAFTDSPEEYVSYEIRPNFKVLGPRFGKNVQQARQALANADGAALFAQLQSGGIHIEIDGKQEALSQEEVDVRLTPKEGFAAAQGSRLVVVISTEITEALKREGLVREVVRALQDIRKEQNLAYDARISVTIETADAALNGAIAEFQNYIAQEVLASALECGPAGEGAKVVEIEGSEVKLRVVAG from the coding sequence ATGAGTACAAACGCTTTTGATCCGGTCCCGTCGCCCTTTAATTTTTCACAGGCGGAGAAGGACATTATTGCGTTCTGGAAGGAGGGCCAGACTTACCATAAGAGTCTGGCGCAGCGTTCCGAGGCGCCGCGTTTTGTGTTTTATGAGGGGCCGCCGACGGCGAATGGGATGCCGCATCCTGGGCATTGCCTGACGCGGACGATCAAGGATATTTTCCCGCGCTACAAAACGATGGCGGGCTATTATTGCGAGCGGAAGGCGGGCTGGGACACCCACGGGCTGCCGGTGGAGATCGAGGTCTGCAAGGAGCTGGGCATCATCGACGGCGGGAAAGAGGCCATCGAGGCCTTCGGCGTGGAGAAGTTCAACCGCACGTGCATCGAGTCGGTTTTTCGCTATAAGAAGGAGTGGGAGCAGCTCACGGACCGCATCGGGTTCTGGGTGGACCTGGACGAGGCCTATGTGACGTTTCACCAGAGCTATGTGGAGAGCGTGTGGTGGGCCTTGAAGCAGCTCTTCGATCGCGGCCTGCTCTATCAGGGCCACAAGGTGGTGTGGTGGTGGGCGCAGGGCGGCACGGCGCTTTCTTCGGGCGAGGTGGGCGAGGGCTATCGCGATGTGGACGATCCCGCGATCACCGTGCGCCTCGCATTGACCGACGCGGCGAAGCAGGCGCTGAACCTGGAAGGCGAAAACGCGAGTCTGCTGATCTGGACTACGACGCCTTGGACGCTTTCGAGCAACTGCGCGGCCTGCGTAGGTCCGGACACGGACTATGCGGCGGTGAAGCACGCGACGGAGGGCGGCCATGAAGTGCTGATTCTCGCGAGCGCACTCGTGTCGAAGTATTTCGGCGAGGACGCGGAAGTGCTGGACACCTTCAAGGGCACGGACCTCCTCGGCCTGGGTTATAAGCCCCTTTTCAACTATGACGGCCCCGTTTCCATGGAATCGGCGGACCAGCCCTCCGGCAAGCACTGGGTGGTGATCGCGGGCGACTTTGTCGATCTCGAAACGGGTACGGGCATCGTCCATATGGCGCCCGCCTTCGGCGAGGACGACTATCGCGTATGCAAGGAAAAGGGTATCGGCTTCCTGTGCTTCGTGAAGCCGGACGGCACCTTCGACGCGCGCGTGACGGATGTGGATCCCTTTGACAAGGCCCCGATCGCCGGACAGTTCTGCAAGGCGGCGGACAAGGGCATCATCCGCATCCTCAAAGAGCGCGGCCAGCTCTTCAAGCACGAGCAATACAAGCACAGCTACCCCTTCTGTCCCCGCGCGGAAAACGACCCGCTCATCCAGTATGCGCGCAAGAGCTGGTTCATCAAGACGTCGCAATTCAAGGGCGACTTCGTGGCGAACAACAAGGAGATCACCTGGCAGCCCGCGCACATCCGCGATGGCCGCTTCGGCAATTTCCTGGAGAACAACGTGGACTGGGCGCTCTCGCGCGAGCGCTATTGGGGCACGCCGTTGCCGGTGTGGATCTGCGACAAGACCGGCCAGATGGACTGCATCTCGTCTTACGCGGAACTGCTGGCGAAGCCGGGCGTGGAAGGCACGGAGGTGTGGGCGAAGGCCAAGGCGGAATCGCCCGAATTGAGCGAGCACCTGAAGGTCCACAAGCCCTACATCGACGCGGTGACCTACCAGAGCCCCTACGATGCGGCGGGCCGCATGCGCCGGGTCACGGAAGTGATCGACGTGTGGTTCGACGCGGGCTCCATGCCCTTCGCGCAGTGGGGCTATCCCCATGTGCCGGGCTCGGAGGAGAAATTCAACGACCGCTTCCCGGCGGACTTCATCAGCGAAGCCATCGACCAGACCCGAGGCTGGTTCTACGCGTTGCTGGCCATCAGCACCGTGGTCCATGGCAAGGAAAAGGGCGGCTGGCCCCACCCCTTCAAGAACTGCATCTGCCTCGGCCACATCCTCGGCGAAGACGGCCTGAAACTGTCCAAGCGCCTGAAAAACTACAGCGAGCCGGGATTGCTCTTCGAGAAGTTCAGCGCAGACGCCTTGCGCTGGAGCTTTATCGCGAAGAACCCGCCCACGAACAGCAGCCGTTTGTCCGAGCGCATCGTGGAAGAGGCCCAGCGCGAACTGCTCATGCGCTGGTACAACGTCTTCAGCTTTTTTGTCATCTATGCGAACCTCGACGGCTTCGATCCCGCCACCGCGCCGAATGCGGTGCTGCGCGAGCTCTTTGCCGATCCCGAAGCGGCCCCCGCAGGCGGCACGGGTGGCGATGCGCCCTGGCGACCGGCCGCCGAGCGGGCGGAACTGGATCGCTGGATCCTTAACGAGTTGGATCGCGTGATCGTGGACGCACGCGCATCGCTGGATGCCTACGAGACCTATCCGGCGGCGCGCGAGATCTCGGGCTTCGTGGACAGTCTGTCGAACTGGTACGTGCGCCGGAGCCGCGCGCGCTTCTGGGCCAGCGGCTGGAGTGCGGACAAGGCCGACGCCTACTGGACGCTTTATGAGTGCCTGGTAAAACTCGCACGCCTGGCGGCGCCCTTCGTGCCTTTCTTTGCGGAAGTGACCTGGCGCAATCTGGCCAAGCCCGTCGCGGGTGCGGCGGAGAGCGTTCACCTTGCGGTGTATCCGCAGGCCGATGCGGCCAACATCGACCGCGCGCTGCTCGATCAGATGGCCCTCACGCGCGAAGCGGTGAATCTGGGCTTGAGCGCGCGCCGCGTGGAAAACATCAAAGTACGCCAGCCTTTGGGTCTGTGCGAGCTTGTGGTTGCCAACTCCGAGCACCGCGCCGCGTTGACGAATCACCTCGACCTCATCAAGGAAGAATTGAACATCAAGGAAGTGGCTTTCACCGACAGTCCGGAAGAATACGTTTCCTACGAGATCCGTCCCAACTTCAAGGTGCTCGGCCCGCGCTTCGGCAAGAATGTGCAGCAGGCGCGCCAGGCCCTGGCCAACGCCGACGGCGCCGCGCTCTTCGCGCAATTGCAGAGCGGCGGCATCCACATCGAAATCGACGGCAAGCAGGAGGCCCTCAGCCAGGAAGAAGTGGACGTGCGCCTCACCCCGAAGGAAGGTTTCGCCGCCGCGCAGGGCAGCCGCCTCGTGGTGGTGATCTCCACCGAAATAACCGAAGCCCTCAAACGCGAAGGCCTCGTGCGCGAAGTCGTCCGGGCACTGCAGGACATCCGCAAGGAGCAGAATCTCGCCTACGATGCGCGGATCAGCGTGACCATCGAGACCGCCGACGCCGCGCTGAACGGTGCCATCGCCGAATTCCAGAACTACATCGCCCAGGAAGTGCTCGCCAGCGCGCTCGAATGCGGTCCGGCGGGCGAAGGCGCGAAAGTCGTGGAGATCGAGGGGAGCGAGGTGAAGCTCCGGGTGGTGGCGGGGTAG
- a CDS encoding DUF1016 family protein — protein MKQRKPVSRNSGDTNGDYPSLLAEVKERIRKAQYEALKAVNTELVGLYWDIGRLIVTRQANEGWGKAVVEQLSSDIRSAFPGVGGFSTSNLWRMRAFFDAYARIEKLAPLVREISWSHNLLILERCEDAQEREFYLRMTRKFGWSKNVLIHQIENQSYEKSLLGQTNFDQALTPELRAQAKLAVKDEYTFDFLDLAEEHSERTLERALISRIEDFLRAMGGLFTFVGSQFRLDVDGDEYVIDLLLFHRRLRALVALDLKIGKFQPEYVGKMQFYLAALDRLVREEGENPSIGIILCKEKNRTVVEYALHDARKPIGVATYEIRKTLPKALKGQLPSPEEIAKLLEGL, from the coding sequence ATGAAGCAGCGGAAACCCGTATCGAGAAACTCAGGCGACACGAACGGCGACTACCCAAGTCTGCTGGCCGAGGTGAAGGAGCGCATCCGCAAGGCGCAGTACGAGGCGCTGAAGGCGGTGAACACGGAGCTGGTCGGACTGTACTGGGATATCGGGCGCTTGATTGTGACGCGGCAGGCCAACGAGGGCTGGGGCAAGGCGGTCGTTGAACAACTATCCTCAGACATCCGGTCGGCCTTCCCGGGCGTCGGAGGGTTTTCGACTTCCAATCTGTGGCGCATGCGGGCCTTCTTCGATGCCTATGCGCGGATAGAAAAACTCGCACCACTGGTGCGAGAAATTAGCTGGAGCCACAACTTGCTCATTCTGGAGCGCTGCGAGGACGCTCAGGAACGCGAATTTTACCTTCGTATGACGCGCAAGTTCGGCTGGTCGAAGAATGTCCTGATCCACCAGATCGAAAACCAGAGCTATGAGAAATCGCTGCTTGGCCAGACGAATTTTGATCAAGCGCTGACACCGGAGTTGCGCGCGCAGGCCAAACTGGCGGTCAAGGATGAGTACACCTTCGACTTTCTCGATCTGGCCGAGGAACACAGCGAACGGACCCTGGAACGCGCGCTCATCTCTCGAATCGAAGACTTTCTCCGCGCCATGGGCGGCTTGTTTACTTTCGTTGGGAGCCAGTTTCGACTGGACGTGGACGGTGATGAATACGTTATCGATCTCCTGCTATTCCACCGGCGATTGAGGGCACTGGTGGCGCTTGATCTAAAGATCGGTAAGTTCCAGCCGGAGTACGTCGGCAAGATGCAGTTCTACCTTGCCGCTTTGGACCGCCTGGTCCGCGAGGAAGGCGAGAATCCATCCATCGGGATCATTCTCTGTAAGGAAAAGAACCGCACCGTCGTCGAATACGCGCTCCACGATGCGAGGAAGCCCATCGGCGTGGCGACCTATGAAATACGCAAGACCTTGCCCAAAGCGCTTAAGGGACAATTGCCGTCGCCCGAGGAAATTGCGAAGTTGCTGGAGGGCCTGTGA
- a CDS encoding HD domain-containing protein produces the protein MAAKLFRDPLYNYIAIDRKKDGWLIDLINCPEVQRLRRIHQLGVSNITYPGADHTRFAHSLGVTHLMQLVLDHLIRQSDKESIRKARQALLATALLHDVGHGPFSHLFETCLNINHEQWSIAIIRDENSKVNQVLKGQDTYLPNHVVDLIDSNDTKHPEWQRALMSSQLDVDRMDYLRRDSLFTGAGYGHFDWHRLLTTVEFYHGETDLVWPEKSALAIEEYIFARYYMYQNVYLHKTTRGFEQLLQAMWTRANQLRLDGIHIDANPVLDRFWKVDNPEPGTLPIEDYLRLEEFTVLEQIQRWKGHSDKSLADCATRFLDRDGFAMVEPPPPPNPLKADDFGEWEPEMHKLLRRNGYEEPTMYCLKDCVKGKYRQPYREEKEAENQSAVNTIRVIVDGEPVAIGEHLPRLRAVIKPPEDRILYYVPKEIREDAVNLSRRLKESANHSSV, from the coding sequence ATGGCGGCCAAGCTTTTTCGCGACCCGCTTTATAATTACATAGCGATTGATCGAAAGAAGGATGGTTGGTTGATCGATCTCATCAACTGTCCAGAAGTCCAGCGGCTCAGGCGCATTCATCAACTGGGCGTAAGCAACATCACCTATCCGGGCGCGGATCACACGCGCTTCGCCCACAGTCTGGGCGTCACCCACCTGATGCAATTGGTTTTGGATCACCTGATCCGGCAGAGCGACAAGGAAAGCATCAGAAAAGCGCGCCAGGCACTGCTCGCCACCGCGTTGTTGCACGATGTGGGGCACGGCCCATTTTCTCACCTGTTCGAGACATGTCTGAACATCAACCATGAGCAATGGTCGATTGCAATCATCCGGGACGAAAATTCCAAAGTCAATCAGGTCTTGAAGGGGCAGGACACCTACCTTCCCAACCATGTCGTCGACCTGATTGATTCCAACGATACGAAACATCCCGAATGGCAGCGCGCTTTGATGTCGAGCCAGCTTGATGTGGATCGAATGGACTACCTGCGCAGAGACAGTTTGTTCACTGGTGCGGGATACGGGCACTTTGACTGGCACCGACTTCTGACCACGGTGGAGTTCTACCATGGCGAAACCGACCTGGTCTGGCCGGAGAAGTCGGCGCTGGCGATTGAAGAGTACATATTCGCCCGGTACTACATGTATCAAAATGTTTACCTGCACAAGACGACCCGTGGCTTTGAGCAATTGTTACAGGCGATGTGGACCAGAGCCAATCAACTCAGGCTCGACGGGATACACATCGACGCGAATCCGGTACTTGACCGTTTCTGGAAAGTCGACAACCCCGAGCCGGGCACGCTCCCAATCGAAGACTACCTCAGATTGGAGGAGTTCACGGTGCTGGAGCAGATCCAGCGCTGGAAAGGGCATTCCGACAAGTCGCTGGCGGATTGCGCAACGCGATTTCTTGACCGAGATGGCTTCGCCATGGTGGAGCCACCCCCGCCCCCAAATCCGCTCAAAGCTGATGATTTCGGTGAGTGGGAACCTGAAATGCACAAACTCTTGCGTCGAAATGGGTATGAAGAGCCGACGATGTATTGTCTGAAGGATTGTGTGAAAGGCAAATATCGCCAGCCCTACCGGGAGGAGAAGGAGGCAGAAAACCAGTCGGCGGTCAATACAATCCGGGTAATTGTTGATGGCGAGCCTGTGGCGATTGGCGAGCATCTACCCCGACTCCGCGCAGTTATCAAGCCACCCGAGGATCGTATTCTCTACTACGTCCCGAAAGAAATCCGCGAGGACGCAGTGAATTTGAGTCGACGCTTGAAAGAGTCCGCAAACCATTCATCCGTGTGA
- a CDS encoding NAD-dependent epimerase/dehydratase family protein, whose amino-acid sequence MAKILVTGGAGFIGSHVVDACIDAGHDVAILDDFSTGTRANVNPAATVYEMDLRAPAVAELFEAEKPDYVIHLAAQMDVRRSIREPIFDAEINILGGLNLLELSVKHGVTKFLFSSTGGAIYGEQEHLPASEESVPKPECHYATSKLAYEYYIALYERLYGLRYTVLRFPNVYGPRQRPDGEAGVCSILAGLMLAGKTPTLFGHGTPLRDYVFVKDIARGALLALDKGDGEIINLGSGRGTSVRELFDIFKDALSFEGEPVLADLRPGEVKENYITGDKAARVLGWKPEVGLEAGLRETAEYIRANQG is encoded by the coding sequence ATGGCAAAGATTCTTGTAACCGGCGGTGCCGGATTTATCGGCAGCCACGTGGTGGACGCGTGTATCGACGCGGGTCACGACGTGGCGATTCTGGACGACTTCAGCACGGGAACGCGGGCCAATGTAAATCCTGCGGCTACGGTTTATGAAATGGACCTGCGCGCGCCCGCCGTGGCGGAGTTGTTCGAGGCGGAGAAGCCGGACTACGTTATTCATCTTGCCGCGCAAATGGACGTGCGGCGGAGCATTCGCGAGCCCATCTTCGACGCGGAGATTAATATACTCGGCGGATTGAATCTCCTCGAACTGAGCGTGAAGCACGGCGTTACGAAGTTCCTCTTCTCCTCCACCGGCGGCGCGATCTACGGCGAGCAGGAGCATCTGCCCGCTTCGGAGGAATCCGTCCCCAAGCCGGAGTGTCACTACGCCACGAGCAAGCTCGCCTACGAATACTACATCGCGCTTTATGAGCGCCTCTACGGCCTGCGCTACACGGTACTGCGCTTCCCCAATGTCTATGGGCCACGGCAGCGCCCCGACGGCGAAGCGGGTGTATGCTCCATCCTCGCGGGGCTGATGCTCGCGGGCAAGACGCCCACCCTCTTCGGCCATGGCACGCCCCTGCGCGACTATGTCTTCGTGAAGGATATCGCCCGGGGCGCGCTGCTGGCCCTGGACAAGGGCGATGGCGAAATCATCAATCTCGGCTCGGGCAGGGGCACCTCGGTGCGGGAACTCTTCGATATTTTCAAAGATGCCCTCAGTTTCGAGGGCGAGCCCGTGCTGGCGGATCTGCGCCCCGGCGAAGTGAAGGAGAATTACATCACCGGCGATAAGGCTGCGCGGGTGCTGGGCTGGAAACCGGAAGTCGGCCTCGAAGCCGGTCTGCGCGAAACGGCGGAATACATCCGCGCGAATCAGGGATAG
- a CDS encoding PEP-CTERM sorting domain-containing protein: MNSRKPLAAMLALGLAACGSTASALTVSFSDFSSTTGLTLNGSAAVVNTSDGDVLRLTPASPSQSGSFFSSTAINASSFSSYFTFRITEPGGSPFDGNTDSGADGLVFVIQSVSSSIGGIGQGIGYEGIGTSVGIEFDTWHNSAYNDPDSNHLGIDTNGNMVSVATESIATRFDDENLWHAWVDYDGTTLEVRTNQTGVRPGTSTLSYNLDIVSLLGQSSAFVGFTSGTGADWGNHDIVSWEYRDDYDPVGLPIPEPATVSLLGLGLVGLAARCMRRSSR, encoded by the coding sequence ATGAATTCCCGTAAACCGCTCGCGGCAATGTTGGCCCTTGGCTTGGCCGCGTGTGGCTCGACCGCGTCCGCGCTCACCGTGAGTTTCAGCGATTTCAGTTCGACCACGGGCCTGACGCTGAACGGCAGTGCCGCCGTGGTCAATACGTCGGACGGCGACGTCCTCCGGCTCACCCCGGCGTCGCCCTCGCAAAGTGGCAGCTTTTTCAGCTCGACCGCGATCAATGCGAGTTCCTTCAGTTCCTATTTCACGTTCCGTATTACCGAACCGGGCGGTTCACCCTTCGACGGGAATACGGATTCGGGCGCGGACGGTCTGGTGTTTGTAATCCAGTCGGTTTCCAGCAGCATCGGCGGTATTGGCCAGGGCATTGGCTATGAGGGCATCGGCACCAGCGTGGGCATCGAGTTTGATACGTGGCACAATTCCGCTTACAACGATCCCGATTCCAATCACCTGGGTATCGACACCAACGGCAACATGGTATCGGTGGCCACTGAAAGCATCGCAACGCGCTTCGACGATGAGAATCTCTGGCACGCCTGGGTGGATTACGACGGCACGACGCTGGAAGTGCGCACCAACCAGACGGGCGTTCGCCCCGGCACGAGCACGCTGAGCTATAACCTCGACATCGTGAGTCTGCTGGGCCAGTCATCGGCCTTCGTCGGCTTCACCTCCGGCACGGGCGCGGACTGGGGCAACCACGACATCGTGAGCTGGGAATACCGGGACGACTACGATCCGGTTGGTCTGCCGATACCGGAACCGGCGACCGTGAGCCTTCTGGGCCTGGGCCTGGTCGGACTTGCCGCGCGCTGTATGCGCAGGTCATCTCGATAG
- a CDS encoding AAA family ATPase, translating into MIQITDKDIEGTTGTGDCLNLPTAGEYHVNGLSKINIVMGKNGCGKSTLLRNIEDSLQTGTEYIGRTRYITPERGGALIYEAGIEQNIVGNDNWLQGQRRRNQTINFRQQSVAQYRKLELLVLREIEKPKRSDTEYTFDAYIKEINTLLDNIEIRRHHQSSFKIFEKNTENELPPDRISSGESELISLGIECLIFSKELDESKHNLLLLDEPDVHLHPDLQVRLMQFLHKLVSASSFRVVVATHSTAILGAIESLSHTRIVFLTFGQKEIFFKSISAIYKKILPVFGAHPLSNVFNQAPLLLLEGEDDERIWQQVVRSANGRISLYPCSVDGLGDMNKFETEAITVMRSVYDNARAFSLRDMDLTSDEIQSMAPMVRMRLSCRAAENLMLTNESLQSMGLSWEDLKSRIEHWLQTNREHVHFGVMEKFKLGGFDRRTFDLKVIRNDLMGVMGSCKPWEIVVGKVIAKVEWDGTTTFDQEGTILAYLGEKVVKHLLPNKSDA; encoded by the coding sequence ATGATTCAGATTACTGATAAAGATATCGAGGGCACTACTGGAACAGGCGATTGCCTCAACCTTCCCACTGCGGGCGAGTATCATGTCAATGGCCTAAGCAAGATAAACATCGTTATGGGCAAGAATGGATGTGGCAAGAGCACGCTCCTTCGCAATATCGAGGATAGTCTACAAACCGGCACGGAGTACATCGGCAGGACTAGATATATCACTCCGGAACGAGGGGGGGCCCTAATATATGAGGCAGGTATAGAACAGAATATAGTCGGCAACGACAATTGGCTTCAAGGCCAGCGCAGAAGGAATCAAACGATCAATTTCCGACAGCAAAGCGTTGCCCAATACCGTAAGCTTGAACTACTTGTGCTTCGCGAAATTGAAAAGCCTAAACGAAGCGATACGGAATACACTTTTGATGCCTATATAAAAGAAATAAATACGCTCTTAGATAATATCGAAATTCGACGCCATCACCAGTCAAGCTTCAAGATATTCGAAAAGAACACAGAAAACGAACTCCCTCCGGATAGGATAAGCAGTGGTGAGAGCGAACTTATATCACTCGGGATAGAATGTTTGATATTCAGCAAAGAGCTCGATGAGTCTAAGCATAACTTGTTGCTCTTGGACGAGCCCGATGTTCACCTTCACCCCGATCTCCAGGTTCGCCTAATGCAGTTTTTGCATAAGCTGGTATCTGCAAGCTCGTTTCGAGTGGTTGTTGCTACTCACAGTACAGCAATTTTGGGCGCGATTGAGAGTCTTAGCCACACTCGGATTGTGTTCCTCACATTTGGCCAAAAGGAAATTTTTTTCAAGTCAATATCGGCAATCTACAAAAAGATCCTACCGGTATTTGGTGCACATCCCCTTTCAAACGTGTTTAATCAGGCACCATTGCTGCTGCTGGAAGGAGAGGATGATGAGCGGATCTGGCAGCAAGTAGTTCGTTCGGCGAATGGTCGAATAAGTTTATACCCATGTTCTGTCGATGGGTTGGGAGATATGAACAAGTTTGAAACTGAAGCGATTACGGTTATGCGCTCAGTCTATGACAATGCACGTGCCTTCTCGCTACGGGACATGGATCTGACGAGTGATGAGATCCAGTCTATGGCCCCAATGGTTAGGATGCGGTTGTCCTGTAGAGCAGCGGAAAATCTGATGCTGACTAACGAGTCTTTACAATCGATGGGGTTGTCATGGGAGGATTTGAAATCAAGAATTGAGCATTGGCTACAAACTAACCGTGAGCACGTTCACTTTGGCGTCATGGAGAAGTTCAAGTTAGGAGGATTTGATAGAAGAACCTTTGATCTTAAAGTCATTCGAAACGACTTGATGGGTGTCATGGGCAGTTGTAAGCCATGGGAAATCGTAGTTGGCAAAGTTATCGCAAAAGTGGAATGGGATGGAACAACTACGTTTGACCAAGAAGGAACTATTCTTGCGTATCTTGGCGAGAAAGTTGTAAAGCATCTGTTGCCCAACAAGTCCGATGCGTGA
- a CDS encoding glycosyltransferase family 2 protein: MTTPPPNTSRACGPEFLLSIVAPVYNEAEGIEGFVREVREHAAALECGGRVELVLVNDGSTDGTGAILNRLAASDHGAIRVVHLARNFGHGAAVAAGLDHARGDAVILMDADFQDDPAAFAPLLAKWNEGYDVVYVERASRQENPLARGAFWLFYRVFKWVAATQSPLDAGTFGLMDRRVVDQLGKLPERNRYLPGLRAWVGFRQTGVPIPRRARYDRHTRVGLRGLWTLGMNAIFSFSYVPLFVFRIAGVLSILLSLVLIAIAVYLHLTRNDVGPWPAILAATSFLGGINLFGIGLLGEYIARIYDEVKCRPVYVVDRVDEGE, encoded by the coding sequence TTGACCACGCCACCGCCCAACACCAGCCGCGCCTGCGGACCTGAATTCCTGCTGTCGATCGTTGCGCCCGTGTACAACGAGGCCGAGGGCATTGAGGGCTTCGTGCGGGAAGTGCGGGAACACGCGGCGGCGCTGGAATGTGGCGGACGGGTTGAGCTGGTGCTGGTGAACGACGGAAGCACCGACGGCACGGGGGCCATCCTCAATCGGTTGGCCGCTTCCGACCACGGTGCGATTCGCGTGGTCCATCTCGCGCGCAATTTCGGCCATGGCGCCGCCGTGGCCGCCGGGCTCGATCACGCCCGGGGCGATGCGGTGATCCTGATGGACGCCGATTTCCAGGATGACCCCGCCGCCTTTGCGCCGCTGCTGGCGAAGTGGAACGAAGGCTACGACGTGGTCTATGTCGAGCGGGCGTCGCGTCAGGAAAACCCGCTGGCGCGCGGTGCCTTCTGGCTCTTCTATCGCGTGTTCAAGTGGGTGGCCGCCACCCAGTCGCCCCTGGACGCGGGCACCTTCGGCCTGATGGACCGCCGCGTGGTCGATCAGCTCGGCAAGCTGCCCGAACGCAACCGATATCTGCCCGGGCTCCGCGCCTGGGTGGGCTTTCGCCAGACGGGCGTGCCCATTCCCCGTCGCGCCCGCTATGACCGCCACACGCGCGTGGGCCTGCGCGGCCTGTGGACCCTGGGGATGAACGCCATCTTCTCCTTTTCCTATGTGCCTCTATTCGTCTTCCGCATCGCGGGCGTGCTCAGCATACTCCTGAGTCTGGTACTCATCGCCATCGCCGTCTACCTCCACCTCACCCGCAACGACGTGGGCCCCTGGCCGGCCATCCTTGCCGCCACGTCATTTCTGGGCGGGATCAACCTCTTCGGCATCGGGCTGCTGGGTGAATACATCGCGCGGATCTACGATGAGGTGAAGTGTCGACCGGTGTATGTGGTGGACCGGGTGGATGAGGGGGAGTAG